A single genomic interval of Carettochelys insculpta isolate YL-2023 chromosome 28, ASM3395843v1, whole genome shotgun sequence harbors:
- the ACBD4 gene encoding acyl-CoA-binding domain-containing protein 4 isoform X1, translating to MEPGCQRQFRAAAGVIQALPRGGSYRPPYEVMLRFYSYYKQATVGSCEIPRPGFWDPIGRYKWDAWNRLGKMSREEAMAAYVSELKKIAQEVIDTTPAGETSEDVFAFFQPLYEVIHDMPRPPESFFKKAGRELGQADRALESSQEPDGAQSKVCGDTLEQTESGQPDQCVVGLSLCLSSSHPPCPDPGPAPDTRQQGEPGERTETGTRVRIHPWAAAGLAWHAEAVGLAPGAHPALPAALALPRPLAAVALAAQDKVTAAASGSAPAGAPQGFCSQQPGKEKNPAAIPGEQWLCPRLGRCLGRTDQPSSVARGAWPQPLLSAFGARLHPAQPPPPETPFTARGLWAGLRAACRVLPTRARASCSATARGSHQAPH from the exons ATGGAGCCGGGCTGCCAGCGGCAGTTCCGGGCGGCCGCCGGGGTGATCCAGGCGCTGCCCCGGGGCG GCTCCTACCGCCCCCCCTACGAGGTGATGCTCCGGTTCTACAGCTACTACAAGCAGGCGACAGTGGGCAGCTGTGAGATCCCCCGGCCTGGGTTCTGGGACCCCATCGGCCGGTATAAGTG GGACGCGTGGAACAGGCTGGGGAAGATGTCCAGGGAGGAGGCCATGGCTGCATATGTCTCGGAGCTGAAGAAGATAGCCCAGGAG GTCATAGACACAACACCAGCAGGGGAGACGTCGGAGGATGTGTTTGCATTCTTCCAACCTCTCTACGAGGTGATACACGACATGCCCAGGCCTCCCGAGTCCTTCTTCAAGAAGGCTG gcagggagctgggccaagCTGACCGAGCCCTCGAGAGCAGCCAAGAGCCTGACGGTGCACAAAGCAAAGTTTGCGGTGACACCCTGGAGCAGACTGAGTCCGGCCAG CCTGATCAGTGCGTGGTAGGGCTGAGCCTCTGCCTGAGCAGTTCTCACCCGCCCTGCCCGGACCCCGGCCCAGCGCCGGACACCCGCCAGCAAGGGGAGCCAGGCGAACGCACAGAGACAG GCACACGAGTGCGAATCCACCCCTGGGCCGCCGCTGGCCTCGCTTGGCATGCAG AAGCCGTGGGGCTGGCCCCGGGCGCGCACCCTGCTCTTCCTGCTGCTCTGGCCCTTCCTCGCCCGCTGGCTGCTGTGGCGCTTGCAGCGCAGGACAAGGTGACCGCCGCGGCTTCCGGCTCAGCACCGGCAGGGGCACCGCAGGGCTTCTGCTCCCAGCAGCCGGGGAAGGAGAAGAATCCAGCCGCCATccctggggagcagtggctgtgccCCCGGCTGGGGCGGTGCCTCGGCAGGACGGACCAGCCCAGCAGCGTGGCAAGGGGGGCTTGGCCGCAGCCCCTCCTCAGCGCCTTTGGAGCCCGCCTacacccagcccagccacctCCTCCCGAGACCCCCTTTACTGCGCGGGGTCTCTGGGCAGGCCTGAGAGCTGCCTGTCGGGTTCTCCCCACTCGCGCTCGGGCGAGCTGCTCCGCGACCGCCCGCGGCAGCCACCAGGCGCCCCATTAA
- the ACBD4 gene encoding acyl-CoA-binding domain-containing protein 4 isoform X2 yields the protein MEPGCQRQFRAAAGVIQALPRGGSYRPPYEVMLRFYSYYKQATVGSCEIPRPGFWDPIGRYKWDAWNRLGKMSREEAMAAYVSELKKIAQEVIDTTPAGETSEDVFAFFQPLYEVIHDMPRPPESFFKKAGRELGQADRALESSQEPDGAQSKVCGDTLEQTESGQPDQCVVGLSLCLSSSHPPCPDPGPAPDTRQQGEPGERTETAPQAAPAAGAPGDWCDAAREGLASTRLQRQLEGAVRALQEDMRSVRKRLSQLEALSAAQAHECESTPGPPLASLGMQKPWGWPRARTLLFLLLWPFLARWLLWRLQRRTR from the exons ATGGAGCCGGGCTGCCAGCGGCAGTTCCGGGCGGCCGCCGGGGTGATCCAGGCGCTGCCCCGGGGCG GCTCCTACCGCCCCCCCTACGAGGTGATGCTCCGGTTCTACAGCTACTACAAGCAGGCGACAGTGGGCAGCTGTGAGATCCCCCGGCCTGGGTTCTGGGACCCCATCGGCCGGTATAAGTG GGACGCGTGGAACAGGCTGGGGAAGATGTCCAGGGAGGAGGCCATGGCTGCATATGTCTCGGAGCTGAAGAAGATAGCCCAGGAG GTCATAGACACAACACCAGCAGGGGAGACGTCGGAGGATGTGTTTGCATTCTTCCAACCTCTCTACGAGGTGATACACGACATGCCCAGGCCTCCCGAGTCCTTCTTCAAGAAGGCTG gcagggagctgggccaagCTGACCGAGCCCTCGAGAGCAGCCAAGAGCCTGACGGTGCACAAAGCAAAGTTTGCGGTGACACCCTGGAGCAGACTGAGTCCGGCCAG CCTGATCAGTGCGTGGTAGGGCTGAGCCTCTGCCTGAGCAGTTCTCACCCGCCCTGCCCGGACCCCGGCCCAGCGCCGGACACCCGCCAGCAAGGGGAGCCAGGCGAACGCACAGAGACAG cgccgcaggctgccccagctgctggggccccgGGGGACTGGTGTGACGCTGCCCGGGAGGGCCTGGCCAGCACAAGGctgcagcggcagctggagggcGCAGTCCGTGCCCTGCAGGAGGACATGCGCAGCGTCCGGAAGAGGCTGAGCCAGCTGGAAGCGCTGAGTGCTGCACAG GCACACGAGTGCGAATCCACCCCTGGGCCGCCGCTGGCCTCGCTTGGCATGCAG AAGCCGTGGGGCTGGCCCCGGGCGCGCACCCTGCTCTTCCTGCTGCTCTGGCCCTTCCTCGCCCGCTGGCTGCTGTGGCGCTTGCAGCGCAGGACAAGGTGA